A stretch of the Campylobacter concisus genome encodes the following:
- a CDS encoding thiamine-phosphate kinase, whose product MDKENFTIECFGNAYIGDDAAVLGKQVFSKDIFAENSHFKHGWLSLEEIGYKAMIVNFSDTIVMNARPKFALLGLSLPKNFSPQQIKELSGGINRACEEFGVKIIGGDTISSKILNISVSVIGELNGKAVLRKNARFGDLVAFTGELGGSKKGLNSLLRLAKISKNSRFKKPILRDKFFHKAAHLVNSAMDISDGLNADLAKLLKASKKGAKITKKLSKFELSSGEEYEILFTFSPKNLNAIKRIAAKTRTKINIFAKISNKRLKQNARNHHF is encoded by the coding sequence ATGGATAAAGAAAATTTTACGATTGAATGCTTTGGTAACGCTTATATTGGCGATGATGCGGCTGTGCTTGGCAAGCAGGTCTTTAGCAAGGACATCTTTGCTGAAAACTCGCACTTTAAGCATGGCTGGCTAAGCCTTGAAGAGATCGGCTACAAGGCGATGATCGTAAATTTTTCAGATACGATCGTGATGAATGCTAGGCCAAAATTTGCGCTTCTTGGACTTAGTTTGCCAAAGAATTTTTCGCCGCAGCAAATCAAAGAGCTAAGCGGTGGCATAAACAGAGCGTGCGAGGAGTTTGGCGTAAAGATAATCGGTGGTGACACGATAAGTAGCAAAATTTTAAATATAAGCGTTAGTGTAATTGGCGAGCTAAATGGCAAAGCTGTGCTTAGAAAAAATGCGAGATTTGGCGATCTAGTGGCTTTTACTGGCGAGCTTGGAGGTAGCAAAAAGGGGCTAAATTCGCTTCTGAGGCTAGCTAAAATTTCAAAAAACTCGCGATTTAAAAAGCCTATTTTAAGAGATAAATTTTTCCACAAAGCAGCTCATCTTGTAAACTCAGCTATGGATATCTCAGATGGGCTAAATGCCGATCTTGCTAAGCTTTTAAAGGCTAGCAAAAAGGGTGCTAAAATTACAAAAAAGCTAAGTAAATTTGAGCTTAGTAGCGGTGAAGAGTATGAAATTTTATTTACTTTTAGTCCTAAAAATTTAAACGCCATCAAAAGGATCGCCGCAAAAACACGGACAAAGATTAATATCTTTGCAAAAATTTCAAATAAAAGGTTAAAACAAAATGCAAGAAACCACCACTTTTAA
- a CDS encoding Mur ligase family protein, translated as MSIFLNISTVLFIFALAFYVITCFQWFSYRPERVLFHFTKPAWHVFFFIVPLVLFYTTGKWFFIYFYFALLPALYLWHKKLDKKLVITGRIKHFFVILACAIILNYALNFIIHKVFLAPMPLFVLVVSLFFSEILEKIKFQGFKNKALKKLGANKDLKIILITASYGKTSIKNFLFEILKDSFVCYKTPRSVNTMAGIIKDINENLSEQTQIYIAEAGARLKGDILEITKFLNPQIVIVGEIGAQHIEYFKTLDNIRSTKLEALQSTRLQMAFLHSSTKKEPSQNLEIYDESLKDINANLDGISFMLDDKSYASPLLGKFNATNLAVCIKVARYLKMSDEAVDRALSKMKNVEHRLSKIEAGGKLIIDDSFNGNFSGMSASYELVSTYAGRKVLLTPGIVESDAEQNASLAKVINEIFDLVIITSSLNAEVLLKHIIKPKIIILKDKNKMQEILAQNTRAGDLILFSNDAPSFI; from the coding sequence ATGAGTATATTTTTAAATATAAGCACAGTTTTATTTATCTTTGCGCTCGCTTTTTATGTGATTACTTGCTTTCAGTGGTTTTCATATAGGCCTGAGCGTGTGCTCTTTCACTTCACGAAGCCCGCTTGGCACGTCTTTTTCTTTATCGTGCCGTTGGTGCTATTTTATACGACTGGCAAGTGGTTTTTTATCTATTTTTACTTTGCACTTTTGCCAGCTCTTTATCTTTGGCACAAAAAACTTGATAAAAAGTTAGTAATTACTGGCAGGATCAAGCACTTTTTTGTGATCCTTGCTTGTGCTATTATCTTAAACTATGCTTTAAATTTCATCATCCACAAGGTGTTTTTGGCTCCTATGCCACTTTTTGTCTTGGTTGTGAGCCTATTTTTTAGTGAAATTTTAGAAAAGATAAAATTTCAAGGATTTAAAAACAAGGCACTTAAAAAACTTGGCGCAAATAAAGATCTAAAAATCATCTTGATCACCGCAAGCTACGGCAAAACTAGTATCAAAAATTTCTTATTTGAAATTTTAAAAGATAGCTTTGTCTGCTACAAAACGCCTCGCAGTGTAAATACAATGGCTGGCATCATCAAAGATATCAACGAAAACTTAAGCGAGCAAACGCAAATTTACATCGCTGAAGCAGGCGCTAGGCTAAAGGGCGACATCCTAGAGATCACTAAATTTCTAAATCCACAAATCGTCATCGTTGGCGAGATCGGCGCTCAGCACATTGAGTACTTTAAAACACTTGATAATATCCGCTCTACCAAGCTTGAAGCACTTCAAAGCACTCGTTTGCAAATGGCATTTTTACATAGCTCGACAAAGAAAGAGCCAAGCCAAAATTTAGAAATTTACGATGAAAGTCTAAAAGATATAAATGCAAATTTAGATGGAATTTCATTTATGCTTGATGACAAGAGTTACGCTTCGCCGCTGCTTGGCAAATTTAACGCTACAAATTTAGCTGTTTGCATCAAGGTGGCAAGATATCTAAAAATGAGCGATGAGGCGGTAGATAGAGCGCTATCTAAGATGAAAAACGTCGAGCACCGCCTAAGCAAGATCGAGGCTGGCGGTAAGTTGATAATTGACGATAGTTTTAATGGGAATTTCTCAGGCATGAGCGCAAGCTACGAGCTAGTAAGCACCTATGCTGGCAGAAAAGTGCTGCTAACACCTGGTATCGTAGAAAGTGATGCGGAGCAAAATGCAAGTTTAGCCAAGGTGATAAATGAAATTTTCGACCTTGTCATCATCACAAGCTCGCTAAACGCCGAAGTTTTGCTAAAACACATCATAAAGCCAAAGATCATCATCTTAAAGGATAAAAATAAAATGCAAGAAATTCTAGCTCAAAATACGCGTGCTGGCGATCTCATACTATTTTCAAACGATGCACCGAGCTTTATATGA
- a CDS encoding alpha/beta fold hydrolase, producing the protein MASRAVKYGSNEFDINYEIVNPKCKKIVLFLHGWGANKEIMKKAFGHYLNEFCHVYIDMPGFGKSSITDPLKTSDYAKIVKNFCAELGIKPDIIVGHSFGGKVATLLKPPYLVLLSSAGIIVKKPFIVRAKIAIFKIFKLFGFGKFYKLFATKDVSGMSRVMYETLKNVVDEDFTKHFASFSGKALIFWGENDKATPITSGESIHKLIKNSSFFPLNGDHFFFLLHAKFISDEIEKGINFEPNEAKNVVLDDESGIEEIR; encoded by the coding sequence ATGGCGAGTAGGGCGGTAAAGTACGGCTCAAATGAGTTTGATATAAACTACGAGATCGTAAATCCAAAATGTAAAAAAATAGTGCTTTTCTTGCACGGCTGGGGCGCTAATAAAGAGATAATGAAAAAGGCGTTTGGGCACTATCTAAACGAGTTTTGCCACGTTTATATCGATATGCCAGGTTTTGGTAAAAGCTCAATTACTGATCCTTTAAAAACAAGCGATTATGCAAAAATTGTTAAAAATTTTTGCGCTGAGCTTGGCATAAAGCCAGATATCATCGTAGGTCATAGCTTTGGTGGTAAGGTCGCAACGCTTCTAAAGCCGCCATATCTTGTGCTTTTAAGCTCAGCTGGCATAATTGTCAAAAAGCCATTTATCGTGCGCGCAAAGATCGCTATTTTTAAAATTTTTAAGCTTTTTGGATTTGGAAAATTTTATAAACTCTTTGCCACAAAAGATGTGAGCGGTATGAGCAGAGTGATGTATGAGACCCTAAAAAACGTAGTTGATGAGGATTTTACAAAGCATTTTGCTAGCTTTAGCGGCAAGGCTTTGATATTTTGGGGAGAAAATGACAAGGCAACGCCTATAACAAGCGGAGAGAGCATACATAAGCTCATAAAAAATAGTTCATTTTTTCCACTTAATGGTGATCATTTTTTCTTTTTACTTCACGCTAAATTTATAAGTGACGAGATAGAAAAAGGGATAAATTTTGAGCCAAATGAAGCAAAAAATGTTGTGCTTGACGATGAGAGCGGGATCGAGGAGATAAGATGA
- a CDS encoding type II toxin-antitoxin system Phd/YefM family antitoxin, with amino-acid sequence MVTFTKDEIYTATEVVRNFSSVLSRVGANELKRAVIVKNNKFEAVLLNMEEYERLCEAVSVLESIYTAKKRENDGE; translated from the coding sequence ATGGTAACTTTTACAAAAGACGAAATTTATACGGCAACTGAAGTGGTTAGAAATTTTAGTTCAGTGCTCTCTCGCGTGGGAGCTAATGAATTAAAAAGAGCGGTCATTGTTAAAAATAATAAATTTGAAGCAGTGCTTTTAAATATGGAAGAGTATGAGCGCCTTTGCGAAGCAGTGAGTGTGCTTGAGAGCATTTATACTGCAAAAAAAAGAGAGAACGATGGCGAGTAG
- a CDS encoding D-alanine--D-alanine ligase: MNLGVVFGAKSYEHEISIVSAIVLKNVLKQELKFIFCDANRDFYLIEQKDMRANFFSSSKYKNSKKLILSKGGFFIHSLFGDKKVECDVIINLIHGMDGEDGKIAALFDFYGIKYIGPRLEVSALSYNKELTKFLAQKAGVKALDYEMLTRQSEPKFHYPIILKPARLGSSIGVNIVHDASELTYAKDVAFEFDKDVLVEPFIKGVKEYNLAGCKIDGKIKFSIIEEPKKKEFLDYEQKYLSFSNENKVKEAEISEELKQKLKFNFSKIYDCGFDGAIIRCDFFVIDDEVYLNEINPNPGSLANYLFEDFESTLNALANSLPRERNIKIDYSFINSITSVKGRGKI, encoded by the coding sequence ATGAATTTAGGTGTGGTATTTGGAGCAAAGAGCTATGAACATGAGATAAGCATAGTTAGTGCGATAGTTTTAAAAAATGTCCTAAAGCAAGAGCTAAAATTTATATTTTGCGACGCAAATAGAGATTTTTATCTTATCGAGCAAAAAGATATGAGAGCAAATTTCTTTAGCTCTAGTAAATACAAAAATTCAAAAAAGCTCATTTTGTCTAAGGGTGGATTTTTCATACACTCTCTCTTTGGCGATAAAAAAGTAGAGTGCGATGTCATTATAAATTTGATCCATGGCATGGACGGCGAAGATGGCAAGATAGCAGCACTTTTTGACTTTTACGGCATAAAATATATAGGTCCAAGGCTTGAAGTAAGTGCGCTTAGCTACAATAAAGAGCTTACTAAATTTCTAGCGCAAAAAGCTGGCGTAAAGGCGCTTGATTATGAGATGCTAACTCGTCAAAGTGAGCCAAAATTTCACTATCCTATTATCTTAAAGCCAGCAAGGCTTGGAAGTAGTATCGGCGTAAATATAGTGCATGACGCCAGCGAGCTAACTTATGCAAAAGACGTAGCATTTGAGTTCGATAAAGATGTGCTTGTCGAGCCTTTTATAAAGGGAGTAAAAGAGTATAACCTCGCAGGCTGTAAGATAGATGGAAAGATAAAATTTTCTATCATCGAAGAGCCAAAAAAGAAAGAATTTCTTGACTACGAGCAGAAATATCTTAGCTTTTCAAATGAAAACAAGGTAAAAGAGGCTGAAATTTCTGAAGAGCTAAAGCAAAAGCTTAAATTTAACTTTTCAAAAATTTATGATTGTGGATTTGACGGAGCGATCATTAGATGCGACTTCTTTGTGATAGATGATGAGGTCTATCTAAATGAGATAAATCCAAATCCAGGAAGCCTTGCGAACTATCTATTTGAGGATTTTGAGAGCACTTTAAATGCTCTTGCAAACTCACTTCCAAGAGAGCGTAATATAAAGATCGATTATAGCTTTATAAACTCGATCACTTCAGTAAAAGGTCGCGGAAAAATTTAG
- the ruvA gene encoding Holliday junction branch migration protein RuvA codes for MIKAIEGIVSKKDPAFVILKTNSGVSYGIFISLFCSAKLSKGEKVELAITQIIREDANLLYGFLDANEQKMFEMLIKLNGIGASTAMAVCSSLSSQAFTNAIISGDADTFKSVPGIGPKTARRIIAELSDAKLISDESVPSYQNEALLALEALGFKREKIVKILLECKSENTSDLIKEALKKLG; via the coding sequence ATGATAAAAGCGATCGAAGGTATCGTCAGCAAAAAAGATCCCGCATTTGTGATACTTAAGACAAATAGCGGCGTAAGCTATGGAATTTTTATCTCGCTTTTTTGCTCAGCCAAGCTTAGCAAGGGCGAAAAAGTCGAGCTTGCCATAACACAGATCATAAGAGAGGACGCAAATTTACTCTATGGCTTTTTGGATGCAAATGAGCAAAAGATGTTTGAGATGCTTATTAAATTAAATGGTATTGGAGCTAGCACGGCTATGGCGGTTTGCTCAAGTCTTAGCTCGCAAGCATTTACAAACGCCATAATAAGCGGCGACGCTGACACTTTTAAAAGCGTGCCAGGCATCGGACCAAAGACGGCTAGACGCATAATAGCCGAGCTAAGCGACGCAAAACTAATAAGTGATGAGAGCGTGCCAAGCTATCAAAATGAGGCACTTTTAGCACTTGAGGCGCTTGGCTTTAAACGTGAGAAGATAGTAAAAATTTTGCTTGAGTGTAAGAGTGAAAATACGAGTGATCTTATAAAAGAAGCACTAAAGAAATTAGGATAA
- a CDS encoding flagellar assembly protein A, with protein MSENVQENERFLPPTQIQTSTPYISLKELSKQHSVPVEFIDFKILDILTYYKNKDNEEPVFVPEENLNFFDDNAFYLDETLEIEQIYDVEFFDVRLNAVPKLPKIEIGVNSTVTKVVAKVKATKDCEYEQHYEDKLFEYIAKQLMKAQILIGIRIGKLKDELKQIASVVHVKGELDKDYILNITQGINPKKATDAKILYYYKDKLDAIKEEDKVDYADRGFVFGVAQDEVIMEEKKSHEGQNGRDARGKLLAVEKPKEDTGKEISISENIERVENDDSIIYIAKKSGYVVEKNGSFDIEERIEINEANFKTTGSIQAGTDTNVTLVVRETDTIKDAIGTGIIVEADEIEVKGNVGANAMVKANEVIIGGQTHQKAKIYAKNAKISIHIGKVEAENVEIDRLEGGNVVAKRVKINSVVGGSITAQNIQINTLGSNCTITASHLIDVRYLRGTDNKFIIDTSKMPESAEATQEQLNKIEYTKAELASLLKNIETKKNVINENKDSIYTIKAKVEELSKAKVIPPVTFMKKLKEYQGLVNEYNTLLKIFKDKKELLATLKDELEIMQNGIFSAKVINRGNWVELNEIRFVIVDPPQNVTYISKQNETAHAITLEKIGDGDEAEYKIKKSNKLEDYTDTNS; from the coding sequence TTGAGCGAGAACGTGCAAGAAAACGAGAGATTTTTACCGCCAACGCAAATTCAAACTTCAACGCCTTATATATCGCTTAAAGAACTAAGCAAGCAACACAGCGTACCGGTAGAATTTATAGATTTTAAAATTTTAGATATTTTGACTTATTATAAAAATAAAGATAATGAAGAGCCAGTTTTTGTCCCTGAAGAAAATTTAAACTTTTTTGATGATAATGCATTTTATCTTGACGAGACACTAGAGATCGAGCAGATCTATGACGTGGAATTTTTTGATGTTAGGCTAAATGCTGTGCCAAAGCTTCCAAAGATAGAAATCGGTGTAAATTCAACGGTTACAAAAGTAGTCGCAAAAGTAAAAGCTACAAAAGATTGTGAATACGAACAGCATTACGAAGATAAACTTTTTGAATACATCGCCAAACAGCTTATGAAAGCTCAAATTTTAATAGGTATAAGGATCGGTAAACTAAAAGACGAGCTAAAACAAATTGCCTCAGTTGTGCATGTAAAGGGCGAACTTGATAAAGACTACATACTAAACATAACACAAGGTATAAATCCCAAAAAAGCTACCGATGCAAAGATACTTTACTACTACAAAGATAAACTTGATGCGATAAAAGAGGAAGATAAGGTTGATTACGCTGATAGAGGTTTTGTTTTCGGCGTGGCACAAGATGAAGTGATAATGGAAGAGAAAAAGTCTCACGAAGGGCAAAATGGCCGTGATGCGAGAGGCAAATTATTAGCAGTAGAAAAGCCAAAAGAAGATACTGGCAAAGAGATAAGTATAAGCGAAAATATAGAGAGAGTAGAAAATGACGATAGCATAATATATATCGCTAAAAAATCAGGATATGTAGTTGAGAAAAATGGCTCATTTGACATCGAAGAGCGTATAGAGATAAATGAAGCAAATTTTAAAACAACTGGCTCTATTCAAGCAGGCACTGATACAAATGTAACTTTGGTGGTTAGGGAAACTGATACTATAAAAGACGCCATCGGCACTGGCATCATCGTGGAGGCTGACGAGATAGAGGTTAAAGGAAATGTCGGTGCAAATGCGATGGTTAAAGCAAATGAAGTAATAATCGGCGGTCAAACACACCAAAAGGCTAAAATTTATGCAAAGAATGCAAAAATTTCTATCCACATCGGTAAGGTTGAAGCTGAAAATGTCGAGATAGATAGGCTAGAAGGCGGAAATGTCGTAGCAAAAAGAGTTAAGATAAATAGCGTCGTTGGTGGCTCTATAACCGCTCAAAATATCCAAATAAACACGCTTGGCTCAAACTGCACTATCACAGCTTCACACTTAATAGACGTAAGATATTTAAGAGGCACTGACAATAAATTTATAATCGATACTAGCAAAATGCCTGAGAGTGCTGAGGCTACGCAAGAGCAATTAAATAAGATCGAATATACAAAAGCAGAGCTTGCCTCACTTCTAAAAAATATTGAAACAAAGAAAAATGTCATAAATGAAAATAAAGACTCGATTTATACCATAAAAGCAAAGGTAGAAGAGCTCTCAAAAGCTAAAGTGATACCGCCAGTTACCTTTATGAAAAAGTTAAAAGAGTATCAAGGTCTAGTCAATGAATACAATACTTTGTTAAAAATTTTTAAAGATAAAAAAGAGTTGCTAGCTACTTTAAAAGATGAGCTTGAGATCATGCAAAATGGAATATTTTCTGCAAAAGTGATAAATAGAGGCAACTGGGTTGAGTTAAATGAGATTAGATTTGTTATCGTTGATCCTCCGCAAAATGTCACTTATATCTCAAAGCAAAATGAAACCGCTCATGCCATTACTTTGGAGAAGATCGGTGATGGCGATGAGGCTGAGTATAAGATCAAAAAGTCAAATAAATTAGAAGACTACACAGATACAAATTCTTAA
- the murJ gene encoding murein biosynthesis integral membrane protein MurJ, which yields MFIKGFFSNSVGIMVSRILGLIRDLLTASILGAGIFSDLFFIAFKIPNLFRRIFGEGAFTQAFLPNFANSKKKAIFQAEIFIKFLLFIGALTLLVNLFTPYFIKIIASGLSEQNITDAVPLVRINFYYLALVYIVTFMGALLQYKGHFATTAFSTALLNLAMIASLLLARSKSESVVALYLSFGVVTGGILQVLVHLIAMKFNALNKIFWGGLSGYFKGKKASSKGFFINFYHGLLGSSAMQISAFMDTWLASFLVSGSISYLFYANRIFQLPLAIFAIALSQALFPKITRLLKQKDEANALVWTKKSFYLLLCALLAATITGIVMSEFIIWLLFERGNFVRANTIECAKVLSAYLVGLTPFGLAKIFSLWLYANMKQKEAAKISIICLVINLILAVILMQKFGAAGLAFASSLGGFLQLILYIRAFGAKRFLAIIEPKFIAAIALLAVLLYFGLTFLKDIFNANF from the coding sequence ATGTTTATAAAAGGTTTTTTTTCAAACTCAGTTGGCATTATGGTTTCAAGAATTCTTGGACTTATAAGAGACCTTTTAACAGCTTCTATCCTTGGAGCTGGCATATTTAGCGATCTTTTTTTTATCGCTTTTAAAATACCAAATTTATTTCGCCGTATCTTTGGAGAAGGTGCCTTTACGCAGGCATTTTTGCCAAATTTTGCAAATAGCAAGAAAAAAGCGATCTTTCAGGCTGAAATTTTCATCAAATTTCTACTTTTTATAGGCGCATTAACGCTTCTTGTAAATTTATTTACGCCCTACTTTATAAAGATCATCGCAAGCGGCTTGAGTGAACAAAATATTACCGATGCAGTGCCGCTTGTGCGTATAAATTTCTACTATCTAGCACTTGTTTACATAGTCACTTTCATGGGTGCACTGCTTCAGTATAAAGGGCACTTTGCGACAACAGCGTTTTCTACAGCACTGCTAAATTTAGCCATGATCGCATCGCTACTTTTGGCTCGTAGCAAGAGCGAGAGCGTGGTCGCACTTTATCTTAGCTTTGGTGTCGTTACAGGCGGTATTTTGCAAGTTTTAGTGCATCTAATTGCTATGAAATTTAACGCCTTAAATAAAATTTTTTGGGGCGGTCTAAGCGGATATTTTAAAGGCAAAAAAGCTAGTAGCAAAGGCTTTTTTATAAATTTCTACCACGGCCTACTTGGCTCAAGTGCGATGCAAATAAGCGCATTTATGGACACTTGGCTAGCTAGCTTTTTGGTAAGTGGCTCGATAAGCTATCTCTTTTATGCAAATAGAATTTTTCAGCTCCCGCTTGCCATTTTTGCGATCGCGCTCTCTCAAGCACTCTTTCCAAAGATCACCAGGCTTTTAAAGCAAAAAGATGAAGCAAATGCTCTAGTTTGGACAAAAAAGAGCTTTTATCTGCTCCTTTGCGCTCTGCTAGCAGCCACGATCACAGGAATAGTAATGAGCGAATTTATCATTTGGCTCTTGTTTGAGAGAGGAAATTTCGTAAGGGCAAACACCATTGAGTGCGCCAAGGTGCTAAGCGCCTATTTGGTGGGGCTTACGCCATTTGGTCTGGCTAAAATTTTCTCGCTTTGGCTCTATGCAAACATGAAGCAAAAAGAGGCAGCCAAAATTTCTATCATCTGCCTTGTGATAAATTTGATCCTAGCTGTCATTTTGATGCAGAAATTTGGAGCTGCTGGCCTTGCATTTGCAAGCTCGCTTGGGGGATTTTTACAGCTTATTTTATACATTAGAGCCTTTGGAGCTAAGCGATTTTTAGCTATAATCGAGCCTAAATTTATAGCCGCTATCGCACTTTTGGCGGTTTTGCTCTATTTTGGTTTAACATTTTTAAAGGATATATTTAATGCGAATTTTTGA
- the cysS gene encoding cysteine--tRNA ligase, which produces MRIFDTSKREKVEFSPIKDGEVSIYLCGPTVYDDAHLGHAKSAVSFDLLRRVLKALGYKVKFARNYTDIDDKILNKMAQTGQSLEEITNKYIAHYESDMGALNVLDPDFKPKATQCLEAIISYIKVLMDRGVAYKTSDGIYFDTSKDSGYFSISGKDNNTDLIARVASFGEKRDEKDFVLWKFDEKWYESPFGKGRPGWHTECVAMIREFLSDKENDKFEIDIHAGGIDLLFPHHENEASQCRCAYHKNLSKYWMHNGFIKVNNEKMSKSLNNSFFVKDALKNVHGEVLRFYLLTSHYRAHFNYSDEDLVASKKRLDKIYRLKKRVDGVQAGAINESFKSELLEALSDDLNASKALASVDEFVKTANERLDNSPKDKAYKAEVVANLELIGEILGIAITNYVEYFQFGVSDEQKEQIKRLLDERTIAKKEKNFARADEIRDELSSLNISIMDTPNGAVWERNNE; this is translated from the coding sequence ATGCGAATTTTTGATACTTCTAAAAGAGAAAAGGTTGAGTTTAGCCCTATTAAAGATGGTGAGGTAAGCATCTATTTGTGCGGTCCAACGGTCTATGACGATGCGCATTTGGGACATGCAAAGTCAGCCGTTAGCTTTGATCTTTTAAGAAGAGTCTTAAAAGCGCTTGGCTACAAGGTCAAATTTGCAAGAAACTACACCGACATAGACGATAAAATTTTAAATAAAATGGCGCAAACTGGCCAAAGTTTAGAAGAGATAACAAATAAATATATAGCACACTACGAGAGCGACATGGGCGCTTTAAACGTGCTTGATCCAGACTTTAAACCAAAGGCTACGCAGTGTTTGGAGGCGATCATTAGCTACATCAAGGTGCTTATGGATAGAGGTGTGGCGTATAAAACGAGTGATGGAATTTACTTTGATACGAGCAAGGATAGTGGCTATTTTAGCATTAGCGGCAAGGACAATAACACTGATCTTATCGCCAGAGTGGCAAGTTTTGGAGAGAAAAGAGACGAAAAAGACTTTGTGCTTTGGAAATTTGACGAGAAATGGTACGAGAGCCCATTTGGCAAGGGTCGCCCTGGCTGGCACACCGAATGTGTGGCGATGATAAGAGAATTTCTAAGTGACAAAGAAAATGATAAATTTGAGATCGACATCCACGCTGGTGGCATCGACCTGCTCTTTCCGCACCACGAAAATGAGGCAAGTCAGTGCAGGTGTGCCTATCACAAGAATTTAAGCAAATACTGGATGCACAATGGCTTTATAAAAGTAAATAACGAAAAGATGAGCAAAAGCCTAAATAACAGCTTTTTCGTAAAGGACGCCCTAAAAAATGTTCATGGCGAAGTGCTTAGATTTTATCTGCTTACAAGCCATTACAGGGCTCATTTTAATTATTCAGATGAAGACTTAGTGGCTTCAAAAAAGAGACTTGATAAAATTTACCGCCTCAAAAAAAGGGTCGATGGCGTGCAAGCAGGTGCAATAAACGAGAGCTTTAAAAGTGAGCTACTTGAAGCACTAAGTGATGATCTAAATGCTTCAAAAGCACTTGCAAGTGTTGATGAGTTTGTAAAAACAGCAAACGAAAGGCTTGATAATAGCCCAAAAGATAAAGCATATAAGGCCGAAGTGGTGGCAAATTTAGAGTTAATAGGCGAAATTTTAGGCATTGCTATCACAAACTATGTTGAGTATTTTCAGTTTGGCGTAAGCGACGAGCAAAAAGAGCAGATAAAAAGACTACTTGATGAGCGCACGATAGCTAAAAAAGAGAAAAATTTTGCAAGAGCTGATGAGATAAGAGATGAGCTTTCCAGCCTAAATATCTCTATCATGGATACGCCAAATGGCGCAGTTTGGGAGAGAAATAATGAATAA